Below is a window of Planctomycetia bacterium DNA.
ACACCACGGCAGAATCGCTGGGGATCAAGTATCTCAAGGAGTGCCGAGAAGCTGTTCGAGTGGCCGTTATGCGGTGTAGCAGAAAGAAAGAGTCGGTGCTCGAAGCGTGGTGCGATGTCCTGAAGTGCTTTGGTGATCTGCGAGTCGATGGCATAACGCTGTCCACTTGCAGGAGCAGCGTGATGGGCTTCGTCAAGGATGAGGAGGGAGCCGGCACGAAAGGTCCCCAGCCAATCTCGCAGGCTGCTGGTGTACGCTTCATCGATAAGCAGTCGGTGAGAGATTAGGAACCGAGAGTGGCTGGTCCAGGGGTTTACCCCGAAGCCCCGCTGCTGCCGAATGCATTTGATGAACTCTTTATCGACGATTTCAAACCGTAGGCCAAAACGCTCCTCAAGCTCGTCTTGCCACTGGTACAGCATGGACGGAGGGCAGGAAACAACAATGTCACGCACTTTCTTGCGTATCAATAGCTCCCGAGCAA
It encodes the following:
- a CDS encoding DEAD/DEAH box helicase, with product MPVNSTLPKPGQIAHVRQRHYLVEEVTAGAKSEDSTLVQLSCVDDDAQGQRLEVLWEKEVDAAVQRAEAWDAIAKRGFDQPALFSAYLNTLRWNCLTATDPNLFQAPFRAGIKVEWYQFEPLRKALLLPRVNLFIADDVGLGKTIEAGLIARELLIRKKVRDIVVSCPPSMLYQWQDELEERFGLRFEIVDKEFIKCIRQQRGFGVNPWTSHSRFLISHRLLIDEAYTSSLRDWLGTFRAGSLLILDEAHHAAPASGQRYAIDSQITKALQDIAPRFEHRLFLSATPHNGHSNSFSALLEILDPQRFCRGV